The genomic region GTGGTTGTCTTAATTGCCGAATTTTCTTCCCtgttctagcccagtagcctggcaTACCTTGTGGCAGCAAGAGTAGTGGAGACTTTCAATTATGTCTTTCAACAAGTATTGTTACACTATTAATTAgtgggaggctgctgcagctctaaTGGACTCTCAAGACAAGATAAACATCagctgtgttttaatctttttttattcAATCgcagctggatttttttaaagcaaaggcAGGAAACAATCGAATGAGAAACATTTAATATTCCAGTGAggttttcctttctcttccataTACTGTATCAGGCCTCACCTGCAAATGCTTCTGTCCCTAATTTCTGCCCTTCTATGGGCTGTTTGGTTTGGAGGTTTTCTGGAAGGGACCAAGTTCCCTACAGAGAGAATCCTTTTTCTATAAAACCTGtacctcttctcttccccttagGCTTCTACGTTTCAGTCATCCTTCTTGTACAGGGGGTGGGTTGTCAACATTACATCATTGCTGTATCAGACAGGAAGATCTCTCCTGGGCCATGTGAACAGCTTTCTTTACACAGTACTGCTGCATTGCTCTCAGCCCAGGGAATGAGCCTTCAATTAACACCCAGATGTGTTGCCCAGGAGCACTTCATTCCCACCAGGGTCACCAGCCTTTCCCCTCCTGTCCCCTTCATCCACTACCTAGTGTGTGCATTGTGAAATATTCATGCAATGTCTGCATCAAAGTCTTTCATCACCAGTGTTTTCTCCTCTACTTGTGTGCTTTAGAAATGGAATTTTTGCTTTATGCTCTTAATGTTCCCTTTCATCATAAATATTAATAATCCAGTGAGCGATTATATCATGGTTGACGGGTTTTAttttagaggatttttttttactgttgctaTGGTAACTGCAGAGTATTTTCTTTAGTGCTTCCAATTTTTTTGTCAAGAAATGGGATTCTCTCTtgctttctgtggctgctgcttttctttctaAAATGTTTTCTTATTGGGTCATTAGGCAGGTTTCTGACACAGGGTGAATGCAAGTGTCATATGTTGTCATTGGTGTATCCTCTTGGTAATATCATTTTTCCATTAGTGCCTTCCATCCCAAAGGACCCCAGAAGCACACACTGTACCTTCCAAGAACCACCTGCAGAGCCAGACTCTTCTCTGCAGGAATAGAAATAGTCTTTGGCACCAAAATTCCAATCCTCAACCACATGAGCTAAAGAAGAACACTTTCAGTTGGGAGCCTGGGGCAATCACTAGAGAGAGGTTATTGTAAATACGAAGCTGGTAAAATATACACCATCACTAAAATGCAACCACTTCTGAGGAAGATAAAAGCCAGCTTACTGCAAGGAGTTGGAAAGGAAAGTCCTGGACAAGGATCCCGAGACAAGCCCCTGCTCTTACAAATCATTCCACGGGATATTTTAATACCTGTGCAGAATCTGTGGTTTTTACGTCTCCATTCCTTCCAAACACACAGCTTGCTCCAGAGCTGGAAACCATTTTATCTTCGCTAAGACTGCCAGCAATGGATAATTTTGGGTTATAAGAGTGATAGGGAAACCAGATATTCTTCTAATGTCTGTATTCCACTTTAAATGGCTCAGTCTCAGACTGCAGCAGTATTTATGTGTTTTGTCAGAGCTTTTCCCTGAAACAGTTGTGTGAAAGGTTATGGAACAGCTATGAAATTCTTGGTCATCAGTGCACCCTATTTCTCCTGAGGTTTCTCTGATGCGGTTTGGTTTTGGAGGAGCTTGTTTGGTTTTTGTGAACGGTGGGTGGTTTGTCTTTGGGTAAGTTAGTACAGTATAACAGTCCACATTCCGCTGCCGTAGCTGAGGAGACTGACTTGTAATGGAATTCATGatatttttgtaaacattttcTCATTTCCTGTTGTTCGCTTTTCTTCTGCGCAGGAGTCACCTCACCTGCTTTATCACTAGCAattgaagttttaaaaaatgtaataaacGTTCATCCCAGAATATCTCAAAGGAAGTGACACACAGTCTGTTGAGCAGTCATTTCATTCTCTACTAATGTGTAGCCACCTCTGGAGAGGGTTACAAGCAGCTGTTTAATAGCACAAAATAAAACTTCAGGACAGAACTGAAGAAAACAATATTCAGTTGAAATTACCAGGGGATTTTAGAGAAGCAAAACGTAATTACCAAACTGGTATTTGAGCAGTAGTGCTCATATTCTGTTCTTGAAGCAAGTGCCAGAAATTATTTAACCACGCAAGGTCAGGGCCTCCTATTTTTAAAATGgggctggttgaaaattttcaaTTGAAACTGGATTTTCTTTATGGAAAACTGAAATTTTTTTGCAAAGTTTCTACTTTtcacacacaaaatattttttttaaatataaaaaacagATGCCTGAAAACCATGATATTCCAATTCAGATATGCTGCCACAGTGCCTCGAGGGAGTTGTAATTCAGTTGCTTCACGGAACCATTCTCCCTCAAAGCCAGACTTCATTTCCCATGAGATATAATGGGCTGGCGGTAAAACGGAGATAAACTTTGCTTTGTCTATCTGGATTATAAACTCTTCATGGCAGCTCTGTTCCCATGTATCTGTATTACGCCCAGCACAAAATGAGTCGTGATCTTGAATGGAGACTAATTTTACTCTGTTGGAATATAAGCAATACACAGTTTTATCCTTTGCGGTTTTAACCAGGGTgtcttttttattgttgttgttttttccctccaATAGGTCCCTTGAAGTCCGCTATTTCACCTATGGAATCCTCTTTGGATGTGGCAgttcctttgctttccagcccTCCCTGGTTATCCTCGGCCACTACTTCAAACGCCGTCTAGGCTTGGCGAATGGCATCGTGGCTGGAGGGAGCTGCCtcttctcaatgtcccttccctTCTTTTTGAAAACAATCGGGAGCACCATTGGGCTAGCTCACACTTTCCAAGTCCTCAGCGCCTTCATGTTCATCCAGATTCTCTTGTCTCTGACTTTCCGGCCCATCTTGCCGCCTTCTTGTGACTCTCACCATGATAGACAAGACAAACTGGGCAGTCGGAGCATGAAACAGCAGTGCTGGTCTCAGATGCGGAAATATTTCAACATGAGGGTTTTCCAGAGAAAGACATACCGAATTTGGGCTTTTGGCATTGCTACAGCCGTCCTGGGATACTTTGTACCTTACGTGCATCTGGTGAGAACGTTCTAGGGGAGATAGAGGTGACCGCatgcggggaggggagaatgaCTTGTATCGCTCTCTTTTTGTAGCTGGTCTCTTCCTCATATCTTGGCTATGCTCTGAATGCTTTTGATGGGCTCCAGCAGGAGCTTTTTCTCTAGCTTTTTCTTAGCAGGAAGGTGCATCACCAAAATGTGTGGGAGATGCAAGGGAGTGAGGGCTGAGCCTAAGGATATGGCTTCTTCCTAGAGATTCTAAGGTGGTGGTACAATCCACAACTCAGATGGATGGCTTGTTAACCCCATGAAGTGTGAACAATCACCCCCAAGCATGTTTCCAGATAAAAAGTCCCATTAATTAAAGTGCCATCATTGCTTATAGTGCTTCACAAAGCCGCTGATGGTTCCTGATCCCTGCTACAGAGAGCTTTCGCCTGACTTTAGGGAACTCCAATAGATGACTTAAAATGGAACAGGAGCTCAGGCCTGGGAATCTAGGGGGAGGCTTTAAGGGTGAGAAGGTCAGCACAGGAAGACTTTGTAGAAGAAATGGGTTATGTGGAGGGATTTAGAGGAGTGGGAGAACATATGAGAAGTGGCATGATTGTTCAAACATGGGAGGGATTGGCCATGCTGAGAACTGAGGGGCTGAAAGAGCAGGGAGGTGAGAGGTGAAGGAGGACACAGGATGAGAAGGAAACAGGAACTGATGGAGCTGCAGAGCATGTTGATGACGAGAGGGTAGAATGTGATGCAGAAGCTTTTCGATGAACAGAAAAAGCAAGAGGAAGGAACCAGCTTTGGAGTGTTTCACTAATGGAACATTCTGATTGGCTGAGCTTCCCCATGGAATTCATCTGTATAGTAAGTCATGGCAGGCAGGATAATTGCCAGGGCCACGGGAGGTGTGAGGCTGCCTTCACTTAACCCCTTCACTGCTGAGGTTAGAGCACTTGCTGCAGTTTATAAAAATAGGTTATTATCAAACTGACACATCTGGCTCAAGCAGACAACCATTCTAGGACATGTAAGAGCCACCATGTAATTCATAACTTAGGATCATGCTGGGGCCTTTGTGGAACTGATGCCATAACAAGTGGTGAGGAAAATAGGTCTGTGCAGTTACTGAACATTACTGTTGAGGTGGGCAGTGGTGGTACTGCGTTACGTAAGGGCTGCCATTATGTATGGTTCAGCGTTCTACAGTCGTTCTCTAACACCAATTAGTCCCCTGAGGGGAATTCTATACATGATTATAATTAGTACCTAAAAATAGATATTCCTCTTAGAAATTCCTGTTTTAATGAACGACTGTCCCAGACAGTCCATTTTTGGTGTGTACAATGAATAAGGTTATAGAGAATAATGTCCTTATTTTCCACACTAGGTAAAGTATGTGGAGGAGGAGtttaaggaaaacaaaaaggaatGGGTTCTCTTGGTTTGTCTTGGAGCCACGTCGGGGCTCGGACGGTTGGTTTCTGGCCGGATTGGAGACTGCATTCCTGGATTGAAAAAGATTTTCTTGCAGGTATGCTGTGCCTGTTCCTCACAGAAGTGCATGCTAAGAGTGACAGTTTTACTACCATGGGATGATTTGTCTTTACAAATATCAGTACTCTGGACATAACACCTTTCATCAGTGATCTCAGAGTGATTTACAAACAATTAAACCTCCCAACCTCTTGAGAGATAGCAAAATATTATTAaatccattttacagaagggtcAGATGAGGCATAGAGAAGTTACATGATTTACTCAAGATATTGCAGCACCTCTCTGACAGACCTAGGACTAGAACTCAGAAAATCCTAAATCCTAGTCTCTTGCCCTGACCACTAGATACGCTGCCTTCCTTGTTACATTTTTGTGAGCAGACAGCTGAAATCAAGTAGTTGATCCATTAGATAGCCCTTCTTCAAAGGTCCTTCTCAAAGTTTGGATCTAGTGGCTCTCCAAGGAAAAACAGGATCTCATAGCATTATTGGGTTGACAGTAGAAGGTGTCACTAGTGTTCTGTATTCCTTTTCATAATTAAAACAAAACCCAATAACCCTGGTTTTGATAGTGAAGGACTTGTCTGCACAGTGTGACAATGTGCACCACAGGGGTGTGATTTCTATAGTGCTACACGGGTGTGATTTTTTATAGTGTTGAGTGCTAATTGGTTTGTGGAGATCCTGCTGGTGCTCACTTAGAGTCCTTACTGCTCTTTAAAAAGCACTGTCAGCATGATCTCCATGGACCCAATTAGTGCACAACACACTAGAacactttagaaatcacacctcTGTAGTGTGCACTTCCACACTGTGTAGATAAGCGCTGTAAATGACTATGAGCTGTTGCTAGGTTTGCCTTCACCGTACTTCACTGGTTCTTTGGGATAACTAGAGTACAAGAGATCATACACAAAAGTATATTCTCCTCTTTCAGGGTCAGATTCGGCCTTGGTCTAAGAGGAGCAATTCCCTTGATTTCAAAGGTGTTGCTCCCACTTGTACTTGGGCAGAACTGAGCCCATCGAAGCAGCATGGGCTAGTCACAAAATGAATGAGGTGCCTAAATCCCACAAACAGGCCCAAATGGTAATCATTAAACCCCCACTCAGCTGCCACTGAACCCTGTAGGCACCTGAACTTTCTTGGCATCTGAAATTGTGCAGTAAAAGCGCCCTGAGCCCCTATGTTTCTGTCTCTGCCTATATGTGTTGCAGAACAGTGCAcgaactgaggggaggggggcattcCTCCACCTGTTTCACATGCAGGGCCCAATCTAACGTGTATGTGCAGAGCCCGCTTACCCGATCAGGCCCCTGTAGGCAAGCTCACACAAAAGAGCACGGGGATGTCCCTGCAGCTCTTGAACTTCCATTAGGAAGACATGATTTTGTCATCAGTCACAGTTATCTTAGTAATGCTTCTACTTGGCCTCTCCAGGTTGCCTCCTTTATGCTtctgggcctcatgtgcatgatGATCCCTCAATGCCAAGCGTTTGAGGGCGTCATTGTCGTCTGCCTGTTTCTCGGACTTTGTGATGGATTCTTTATTACCATCATGGCCCCCATAGCCTTTGAGCTGGTTGGACCCATGCAAGCTTCTCAAGCCATTGGCTATCTCCTGGGACTTATGGCCATTCCAATGACAGCTGGCCCACCAATAGCAGGTCAGTAGCACCACCAGATGGTAGGGCCCCAGGATTTAGTTAGAATTCTATCTTAAGTTCTGCATTAAATTATTGAAGGGGAGAGGGATGTTGCAGTGTTAGAGGAGTAGGGTTGTCACCTTCACCTGTTGTATGATGCAGTTTTTTACATTTATTGGATTCTGTATCCACTTTGATTTTGGCTGAAATACATCTACAattaatcctttttttttctattattggATTGTCAACGGTTTTCACATCTGGCAGCTgaataattgaaaaaaaaatagcagagGATGATTTGTTTGAATGCAATTGAATCACTAACTTTCTGAGCACAAGAGAGATTTGAACAATGCAAATTAATAACAAAATTGACCATTGTTAGTAAACTTTCCAGTAACCTGGCAGAGAGCTGGACTTAGAGTTTTGTATGTAACACTTGTAATCTGCTCTAATACCAAAATTTAGGGTTGGAGTTTGCCTGCCTTCCATTAAGTCAATCATGAAGATTGTATAGTTGGGTCCTGATCCTAGAAAGAGTTGGACACATGTTTAAGCAAGGTCTTAAATTGATGAATGTGTTTAAGACTTCTGCAGGGCAGGCCATTGAACAAGAAGAGCTTCTGGAGTTGTActagctaaaataaaataaaaaatatgaacACTGTCAGTTCGTAGGCTACTGCACATAAACTGATTATCGTCTCATGTCGGGCAGAAACCACAAGCTACTGCAGAATTATAAGCCTTATAGCGCTCATACATGAGAAGCATCCTGTACTGAGTTTATCAAACACAGGACTAGGTATCTTTCATTTATGCAATTCCTATGTAGGAAAATTCCCAACAGCCCTAGAATTAGACTGGCAGTAAATGCATCAATCGCAGAAACCTGCCCATTCCAGAGCTCTTTGAACTAATAGAAGTGCAGATTTGTGACTGGGGTTGGAGGGATTCATTTATAATTGGTAAATGTCAGTAATTGCTCATTTCCTTCCCAACCAAAAACATAACTAAAACATGCCTCACCAATCCAAATATTGCAGAGGGAGGAAGTTAAGAACAAAGTAATTGTACTTATAGATTGTTGTTACGCTCTTTGCTTGTCATATTTGTTTGTCCATCAAGACTGTAGGAAATTCACCTGAAATGTCTGATTATTGAATACCTTTATTATATTTTGGGGGCGAATCTGAGATTCTGCGTTCAACTCTGATTTAAATAACAATGAGCATTTGAGATTTTGAGACTTGATTGAAAATTTCATTCTGATAAAAATTAAAATCCCAGTGAGGAAGATTCCATTCTGAGGaactaaatatttatattattctATGCTTTAAAATCAAATCACTCCAAGTCTAATTTAGGTTGGAATTGGAGAGAAACTAAGTTGTCTCCTCTTTTGATTTAGGAAGCTTAGATTAGCCATCAGACTGAAGCAATACTCAATGTCTTTCtgtttttcaggatacctccataattattttgggaattaCTACCTTGCCTTTTACCTTGCTGGAGTTCCCCCAATTATTGGGGGTCTGGTCCTGTCTGTTGTTCCTCTGATCCATCAAAGAATGCTCAAGAAGCAGCAGATGGATTCTGGCAAAGACAAGATGTTGGTCTTAGATACAGTCATAAACGGAGAGCTTCTTCCGGGCTGTCCTTCCACTGAGGCACACGTATAAAGCCTTTTCCCGTTCAGCCATACACACACCAATACACACATATGTGTTATCACCACCAGCATCTTCTCCCCTGACTAAGCATGggcctttttaaaaatggagcaggagccagtgttccctctaatcttttcaatCTTGTGTAGAATAAATGTGTATGTGcactgtgcactgaggcatgtaccaaatgtgtaccaccaatagaaacaaaaaacctatctATGGGcattctgttaatcagctggatggcacatgactctcttctgagtggccacacaagtgcacagcttacaggaaacattgAGCGGGATCCTCCCAAACTGCAGATGAGTGGCACCAAATGGATAACGAAGAAAGTTCTAGTTCCAAGCATTAGCTACCGGCGCCATTTTTCAGAATGTTTTGAATTGAAAGTTGTGTCTTTCACCAGCATTTTTCTAACAAGAATTCTCACTAGAACTCCAACTCCcgtttgcccctcccccaattttcTGTTTGTCACAGCAGTGGTTGACCGCTGATTAGGCTGCTGGTGGAACATGTTAACCTTTTGATTGTAGTTTCAGATCCATCCCATCACGCAGGATTGTCAGTGATGCTTGAATGTGTTGCCTTGGAGGGGGATTCCGCTCCATGCCCCCACTGTGTAATCGGCAATTCACAAATTCTTAGCCTGCTTTTGGATCCCATGTGAAGGCAAAAGAATTCCAGTGGGGGTAACCTTTGTCTCTTTTGTAAGAGTGTTCTGTGTTTCCCTGTCCTCCAAAGAATCTATTCCTGAAGCTGTTGGTATGCTTTTATGGACTACCAGTTCATCGTGGTAGCACGGTCTGCCAACAGACTCACATTCCTGCCACTCTCCCCTCAATGTCCCATGTTAATGTACATCAAGAGGGGAACAGCCCCTTGCTATCTAATCTGATACCCAAATTAGCTGTAGACAGTGAAGGTAAGTTAATGCATTGGCTACTTCAGATATGAGTTTCACTGGTCTCAGTACTCCCACCTTTCCATCTCTTCTTGGAGAACGCTTCATTGCAATGGAAAAGTGCTTCTCACCACTGGCTATGGCTCAGTGTGTCACTGATCCCCCACCAATGGTTAGGGCATTGGGTCACTGCAGAAAAAAGAGGGGGCAGAGAAAACAGAAGAAcggaaaagggaagaaaaaataataataattggctTTGCTCAGCTACTACTGAtggccagcagtgttccctctaagctgtggggcatcacagcttcacaggtgattaagcaGCCCCGCCatgtcagtcagctccatgcaggagCCTTGAACCTCTGAGGGGGTGgggatgattaatcacctgtgaagctctgctgccctgcagcttagaggaaacagtAATGGCCATTCCTTCACGGTTACTGTTCTGAAATCCAGTGGTTCCTCTGTCATTCATCTGTGTTTTATCGACTAGTCCTTAAATTAGTAGGCGTCCAAGCCATCCATTGTAAGGTGAATAAACAATGGCTAACTTAGGATGCTATAATCATTAAAATGCTAAATTTGCAAGGCAATGAAATTACAAACATTGACTCCTCCAAAGAGGAACAGTTAGTTGGAGCGGAGTCCTGACGTTTACACAAGTCAGCATTGACCTGAGCCATTCCAGCTGGTTAACTTCTCTGCAGAATGTGGGCTGGTTTTTGCTCTGAATTCTGAATTCCCTAATGTACCCCTAGGGCTGTCCCAACATGTGCCATGTGAGCAGAGGGGTAATGCACAGCCATGCAGATGAACCCTCATGTGCCAGCGCTGTATTTTCATCAATAATCAACGTGTCAATGTTACAGGAGCTGTGGGAAAAGGCTGAACATTTTTTGTAAAAGCCACAtggttccttttttaaaataaaaaaacagtcTGCTGCAGTATTTAACTCTGTGTCTATGCAGGAGCCCTGCAGTGGGCCACAACGAGAGGTCAGCTAAGGAGGAGCAAGGATTGTGCAGAGGCCAGTGGTTGAGCTGGCTGGGTGTATTTCCAAAGGATTTCCATTGTGAGAGGGAAGAGTTCTCTCTTGACGCCACTGATGCAGTATTTGTGTGCTGTGAACTGCTCTCTGTTTGATGTAGGAAGAGTAGTGTCAGCTATCCAGCTGGATCATTGCAAATCAAAGTCACCTGCAAGGCCTCGGTGACTTCTGTCCCCCTATGAGCCAACAGAGAGAAAGCAAAATAGAGAAAATATGCAGAAATAAAGAACTCGGATTGCATTGAATCGAGTTCATTAAATCAAAGCCTTCAGTACATCTTGATCTCAGAGAGAAAggtcaataaaaataaatgtggtaGAAGCAAATTCAGAGCATCGAATGAAGGTAAAACTCAGCACGGGTGTTGCCAGAAGCAAGTTCTCACCAGGCATGGGTGGTAAATATAGTATGTGGCTGGAAAGAAAGTGAGCTTTCGCAACTCCAGGCTTATGAAACCAGTAAGCTGCTTGTTAAGCCAGAGTACTGAGGTTCCCTGCAGATCTACCTCCAGTGGGAACCCTGATTATCTCCTAGGAAATCTGTGGGGCAAAAATGATTTTTCTAAGTTTCTATGTCCACAATACAGTAATTCAGTAGAGAGATAGAGAAATTGCTGGCCAAAAATGGATAAATTGAGTCCTACACATGAAGTGATTGTACATCTAAAACATTTTTACAAGCTATGGACTTAATAAAAAGCTACTATTAAAAATGTTAACAGTGAAAACTTAACAGATAGACGTCTTATGATAACCTTTCTTGTTTCTTATTGTGAATGCAGATATGTGTAATCCCATGACGAAAACTGAGCCATAAACTTATTCCCAATCCATGCCTACAAGTCCTGTTGATGTTTGCATTGGTGGGAGTTTGGCATTGGACTGacagctctgtttgcttttaCCAGTGTTGCCTATATAAGCTAAAGTCGTGTGTTCTGATCCTTTGGAAATTTCAGTCCCTGTAATATCTGGAGAAGTAAATGGTATTTTGTAGCACTTATGACTTAACCTAAACAAGATGTGTGTCTTTGCCCCCTTTCCTCAAAAGAGATGCATGCTTTTCTGTGACCTTTTTTACTGTTATTCAACTCACAGATTCTAACATATGAAACAAATGTGCTAAACTGATTTCTTATTTTGTGGCATCTGAAGCAGGCAACACAGCAAGACTGGTCACATATCAGAGCCAAGGGAAGTTACATCACCTGGATAAATGTTTGTTGAACAGGTTGTACTTCGTATCAGTGCCTTGATATGGGCCAGATTGTGATGACCTTGCTCTACTAATAGTCCCATCAAACTCAGTGGGATTTTATACTttattccattgaagtcaaaggggcCCTTCACAGAGTGCGGTGCTACCAAGCGAGTAAAAGCATCACAATCTGATTGTAAATCTCCCTATTTAGGAGCAGAGGTGAAGAGGACTTTGTATTGCAACTCCCTTTATGTCctgtgatttgtgtgtgtgtgtgtgggcatgaTGTCTCTAAATTAGCTGATTCTCAATTTGGAGGCTTTTctgtggaaggggaggagggggttaatttaaaaaagagtCTGTAACTGATGCTCAGTAAGACAAGCAGTGCTGTCTCAACACCAGTTCTGAAACAGATGCATGTTCATAAGCAATTGACTAGACATACTGATATCAAACAATAAGACACACTGTTTCTGCAGATTAATTCTAAATAGTAATACTTTTCTAACTCCTAGGCGACCAATTACAAATAAATCCAGAATTGTCTCAGAGTTGAATGCCCCAGTGCTCTTCTTATGTGTAAATGTGTCCCACTGGGGGATAATCTACTTTCTGAAAACTCTTAAAGCATAGGGGTGCTTATGTGCTAGAATGTAACAGGACTATGACATTATGATTCATTTCttcaagaatagtgatagaaatgtagctgtgttagtctggggtagctgaagcaaaatgcaggacaatgtagcactttaaaga from Pelodiscus sinensis isolate JC-2024 chromosome 13, ASM4963464v1, whole genome shotgun sequence harbors:
- the SLC16A2 gene encoding monocarboxylate transporter 8, producing the protein MEEGRAGGGEAGRRHQAAAAAAGGGGAGEPRDDRGSAGGGGQGIWDQVRDAIRSRDPRGSGGGCSPCPSPAEMARHKQEQALSEEKGPQAEEDGEAAGAKGLQGAEPGFQPPEGGFGWIVVFAATWCNGSIFGIQNSFGILYVMLQGDLGDGEKDRTLEFKTALVGALAMGMIFFCSPIVSIFTDRIGCRTTAASGAAIAFIGLLSSSFTKSLEVRYFTYGILFGCGSSFAFQPSLVILGHYFKRRLGLANGIVAGGSCLFSMSLPFFLKTIGSTIGLAHTFQVLSAFMFIQILLSLTFRPILPPSCDSHHDRQDKLGSRSMKQQCWSQMRKYFNMRVFQRKTYRIWAFGIATAVLGYFVPYVHLVKYVEEEFKENKKEWVLLVCLGATSGLGRLVSGRIGDCIPGLKKIFLQVASFMLLGLMCMMIPQCQAFEGVIVVCLFLGLCDGFFITIMAPIAFELVGPMQASQAIGYLLGLMAIPMTAGPPIAGYLHNYFGNYYLAFYLAGVPPIIGGLVLSVVPLIHQRMLKKQQMDSGKDKMLVLDTVINGELLPGCPSTEAHV